Part of the Natronobacterium gregoryi SP2 genome, CACTTGGGGACTGTACATCGGCGCGTTCATCTGGTGGGTCGGAATCGCCCACGGCGGGATCATCCTCTCTGCGGCAGTCCGTCTGCTCGGGATGGACCGGTATATGCCGGTCGCTCGGCTCGCTGAGATGTTGACGCTGGCTGGCCTTTCGGCGGCTGGTTTCTACATTATCGTCCACATGGGCCGTCCCGATCGAATGGTTACGAGTGTCATCGGCCACTACCACATCACGGTCAACAATTCGCCGCTGGTGTGGGACGTGACGGTTATCACGGCATACTTCGTGCTGACCGCGACCTACCTCGGGCTGACGCTCCGGTACGATGTCTCACGACTGCGCGACGACCTGCCGTCGTTCTCTCCGAAGATCGGTAGCTTCCAGGCACCGGACTTGCTCGCACCGATCTACAACGTCATGACCCTCGGTTACAGCGAGAAAGAAGACAAGGTCATCGAGCGGATGGTCTGGTGGGTCGCGCTGGCGATCATCATCATGGCACCCCTGCTCTTGCACGGCGGCGTCATTCCGTGGCTGTTCGCCCTGTTGCCGACCTATCCCGGCTGGTTTGGGGCAATTCAGGGGCCGCAGTTCCTCACTATCGCACTGACCTCGGCGATCAGCGGCGTGATCCTGGTCTCGTACGCGTTCCGTCGCGCCTACGACTGGGACCACATCATCACTGACGACATCTTCCGTGGCCTGCTGCTGTGGCTCGGGTTCTTCTGTCTGCTCTTCCTCTGGCTGCAACTCCAGCAGCTCGTCTCCGGCACCTTCTCGCCGACGGTCGATCACGCGGCTGCGACGGCCTCGAAGCTCTCGCATCCTGCCTATATCGTGCCGATGCTGATGGTGCTTGGCGTTCTCGCGTACATCTTCGCGACGACGCTGCGACCGTCGCTGTTCAACAAGAAACGCGCGATCGGGGCAGCCGTGCTCGTGTTGATCGCGACGCTGGTCGAGAAGACGTACTTCGTCGTCGCCGGTCTCTGGTACCCGGCCTTCGACATCTACTCGGCTACGCCCGGCGAGTACTTCCCGAGTCTGATCGAGCTATCGTCCGTGCTCGGAACGATCGGAATGGTGGCGCTTTTCTTCCTCGTCATCTCGAAACTCGTTCCGGTCGTCGAACTTCACGCGATCGAACACCTGCGTGACGAACACGGCCACGAGGAACACACTGAAACCGAAAGCGAACCGGAGGTGAAAGCATGAGTACACTCGCAAGCGCGATCGCAACCCTTCCACTGTACGCCGGCATCGGTGGTACCGAGGGCGTGACCGGCTTCCCGAACATCGGGACGTACGTCATCTTCGGGGTCGTCCTGGTCCCGGTCTACGTCATGATCGCCGCGTGGTTCATCGGTGAACCACGTAACACGAAGGCTGGTCTGATGGGCCTCGCCTACCTCGTCGGGATTACGGCCGCGATGTGGGTCCCGATGCTGTTCCTCACGGCCATCATCGGGATCGTCTTCTTCGGTGGCATCCCCGAACCGCTGCCGTTCAGCGACCCCGGCCCGTAACTCCCGGTGTCAGCTAACCGACCGGTCGAATTATTTTTACACTCGAGAACGCCGCGAGACTGTTATCCGTTCTACCGCTCCCGGACGCGAGTCGTGATCCTCGGTGGACATGCATTCGCATGCAGTATCGAAACTTCGACGAGAACGGT contains:
- the nrfD gene encoding NrfD/PsrC family molybdoenzyme membrane anchor subunit: MSTKTPTESDILRPVGIESISKTYLAVFGAATAAFGIFLVGWFYQLYVGMSVTGLSDWGTGGGVTWGLYIGAFIWWVGIAHGGIILSAAVRLLGMDRYMPVARLAEMLTLAGLSAAGFYIIVHMGRPDRMVTSVIGHYHITVNNSPLVWDVTVITAYFVLTATYLGLTLRYDVSRLRDDLPSFSPKIGSFQAPDLLAPIYNVMTLGYSEKEDKVIERMVWWVALAIIIMAPLLLHGGVIPWLFALLPTYPGWFGAIQGPQFLTIALTSAISGVILVSYAFRRAYDWDHIITDDIFRGLLLWLGFFCLLFLWLQLQQLVSGTFSPTVDHAAATASKLSHPAYIVPMLMVLGVLAYIFATTLRPSLFNKKRAIGAAVLVLIATLVEKTYFVVAGLWYPAFDIYSATPGEYFPSLIELSSVLGTIGMVALFFLVISKLVPVVELHAIEHLRDEHGHEEHTETESEPEVKA